In Labeo rohita strain BAU-BD-2019 chromosome 8, IGBB_LRoh.1.0, whole genome shotgun sequence, the genomic window GGTATCAGTGtggtaaaagtaaaaaataagatacctttttcttcaacgcgAAGattatgggtgagacttccggttcattagctgggagaagaataacaacgtgcattaaaggagaagtccacttccagaacaacaattcacaaataatttactcacccccttgtcatccaagatgttcttgtctttctgtcttcagtcgtgaagaaattatgttttttgaggaaagcatttcaggatttttctccatttaatggacttcattggtgccccgattttgaacctccaaaatgtagtttaaatgcagcttgaaagggctctaaacgatcccagccgaggaagaagggccttatctagcgaaacgatctgtcattttttttcagaaaataataatttgtatactttttaagcacaaaagcttgtgtagcacaggctctgggatgcacgttcacgtactactgaatcacaTTGAAAGGtcaggcggaactacagacccagtgtttacaaagcgaacgcacaaagactaagaaagtgcaagtaagtcaaacactgtttacaaacaaaaaggtacaatgatgttggacgattctgaagttgtaggagaaaataacatggagttttttgacatactctacctttctgagccggagtacacagacgatgaacccgtggacgtgcatccaTGCAAAGTAGATGTTTTCTCAAATGACTAGTATAAAATGTCTGTCTTAAAAGCTACACCATGTAACTACAtcatagttgttcatgagtcccttctttgtcctaaacagttaaactgcccggtgttcttcagaaaaatccttcaggtctcacaaattctttggtttttcagcatttttgagtatttgaaccctttccaacaattactgtatgatgttgagatccatgttttcacactgaggacaactgagggactcaatgCAACTATTACGTGAGGTTCAAAtgtcactgatgcttcagaaggaaaaaacatgcattaagagcgggggtgtaaacttttgaacagaatgaagatgtgtacatttttcttattttgcctaaatgtctttttttttttttttccatttagtattgcccttcacAAGCCACAGATAATACTTGCTtctttcccagaagacaaaataagttacatttaacctgatcttcaaaattcaaaaagtctgttcttaatgcattgtttttccttatagagcatcagtgagcgtttgaaccttttttaatagttgcatatgagtctctcagttgtcctcagtgtgaaaagatggatcccaaaatcatacagtcattgttaaaaagggttcaaatacacaaaaatgctggaaaaccaaagaatttgtgggacctgaaggatgtTGCTGATGAACATCAggcggtttaactgttcaggacaaataagggactcatgatcactaaacaaaaacacagctgtggatcattcaggtaacaacacagtgttaagaattaagcgtatgtaaacttttgaacagggtcatttttataaattcaactaaattattttctcttgtggactacatgtaaacgtctttcatgtgaaatgtcttattcaggtcagtactaaataaaaaataacatgcattttgtatgatcactcttattttggtaaaataattaacattttgcagattctgtaaacttttgacttcaactgtagatATTTTATCAGTTACACATAGCTTTAAGATGTGCATATGTGTCTTTGTTTCACAGAATGAGGTGTTGATGATTCAGGAGGCGAAGGCAACGTGTCCTGGATCATGGTATCTCCCTGCAGGCCGTATGGAAGATGGGGAAAGTATTGAAGAAGCCTTAAAGAGAGAGGTGAAAGAGGAGGCAGGAATAGATTGTAAGCCAATCACACTGCTCCAAATTCAAGAAAAAGGGCCAAGATGGATCCGCTTTGCTTTTCTGGCTGAGAAAACAGGTTAGATATGTAAACATagatatgtaaataattatatagaTGTCATACAGTTGCTTAGTGGATCTCTCGTTGCTTCTTCCACCCACCAGGGGGCTCTCTGAAGACGCCAAAAGAAGCAAACGCTGACTCCCTGCAAGCTCAATGGTACGATCGCGAATCTCTGCCTAAGAATATTCGCAAAAGTGACATTCTCACCCTCATTGATGCTGGGATAAGATACCGCCAAAGTCCTTGGTGCTCAGAGTTACAGCCTGTCAACTTACCCTGTGACGTAGTGTGTCAAAGGCTTCTTCTCGCATTCACCTCCAGTGATGCTAACCTTGAAAATGGTGAGGAGGAACGCATATGGCTTTTGGTGAGCAAGGACTCCCAACTTCCTGTTGTGGCCTCAGTCGAAGCACAAACTCTCATGGTCACTGCAAAAAAGCTGGTTAAGGATTGCATGCCCTCCGTTTATGAGCAGCTAAGCGTGAACACGTGCGGGATTCTGGGAGTGCAGCAC contains:
- the LOC127169352 gene encoding 8-oxo-dGDP phosphatase NUDT18-like, translating into MSLEETVERVLKGEGLEVTELHLAPKQKKPVTRKDTCFAVCAIIFNSKNEVLMIQEAKATCPGSWYLPAGRMEDGESIEEALKREVKEEAGIDCKPITLLQIQEKGPRWIRFAFLAEKTGGSLKTPKEANADSLQAQWYDRESLPKNIRKSDILTLIDAGIRYRQSPWCSELQPVNLPCDVVCQRLLLAFTSSDANLENGEEERIWLLVSKDSQLPVVASVEAQTLMVTAKKLVKDCMPSVYEQLSVNTCGILGVQHSGRAPGQTDGVCLNTLVLLEYKEEEEEISVNSLPKTENDGFRWHEVTNKSLRTEILQKIQEGSVLPVQSL